GATAGAATATGGTGGTGGCGCATCCGGGGGAAGAGTGGGTGATGAAGCTCGGGCCGATCTCGAGGACCAACCAGGCGAAGGCGAGGAAGCAGGCGGAAGAAGGCGCCCTGGTCCAGGTGGAGGAGAGCGTAAAGGAGATTATGGAGAAGGTGAGGCCTGCGGCGCCCCTGCTCCTGAAAGGGGTGGTGTGCGCCGGGGAGTGCGAGCCCAAGGCGAAGGAAGATCCGCCCGAGGTGACAGTGGTAAGCTACGAGCTCAGCAACGGCGAGTGGTTTTCCATCGCGACGTCGGGATTCTTCGGGGTGAAGGCTTCGTGTAAGAAGTGAGGGCTATGAGGAGCGCTTTGTCCCCGGCTTTTTTGCGGGCTTTTTCCTGAGGGGCTTCGCGGGCTCCCTCGGGTTGAGGCGCTTTCTCAGGGCCGAGGAGGTGCGAAGGCGCAGCACCTTTTTCCTGGGGATGAGGACCGGCGCCCCTGTCGTAGGGTGGGTGGTGTGGACGGCGGGCCTCGTGGTGACGTAAAAGCTGCCGAAGCCGCGGAGCTTCATCTCGCCGGTGTACACGATGTCGTCGGCAATGAGGTCGAGGAACCTCTGGAGGATCTTGCGGGTCACCCTCACGGGAACCCCGAGCTCCTTGGAGATGAGGTCAGCGAGCTTGTTCTGCGTGTGGCCCATGAGGGTGGTATTCTTGGGGTGCGGGGGAAATCCTTTCATAAGGCGGAAGTGAAGAGGAATGGCGGTGATGCG
The Thermodesulfobacteriota bacterium DNA segment above includes these coding regions:
- a CDS encoding HU family DNA-binding protein — its product is MGHTQNKLADLISKELGVPVRVTRKILQRFLDLIADDIVYTGEMKLRGFGSFYVTTRPAVHTTHPTTGAPVLIPRKKVLRLRTSSALRKRLNPREPAKPLRKKPAKKPGTKRSS